Proteins encoded within one genomic window of Flavobacterium oreochromis:
- the gldC gene encoding gliding motility protein GldC, producing MAITKTSNINFKISLDENHVPEKLHWTATDGGVQNEEAKALMLNIWDSKAKETMRIDLWTKDMPVDEMKVFFHQTLVAMADTYERATADEKMSATMRDFCDYFAEKLELKKQ from the coding sequence ATGGCAATAACAAAAACATCTAATATTAATTTTAAGATTTCGTTAGACGAAAATCATGTTCCTGAAAAATTGCATTGGACAGCAACAGATGGAGGGGTGCAAAATGAAGAAGCAAAGGCCTTAATGTTAAATATTTGGGATAGTAAAGCTAAAGAAACTATGCGTATTGATTTGTGGACAAAAGATATGCCTGTAGATGAAATGAAGGTGTTCTTTCATCAAACTTTAGTAGCTATGGCAGATACTTATGAAAGAGCTACAGCTGATGAAAAAATGAGTGCTACTATGCGTGATTTTTGCGATTATTTCGCAGAGAAATTAGAATTGAAAAAACAATAA